AGGTCCGCAGGGCACTCCCGGGGGACGTGGTGAGCGAGCGCGAGTACCTGCCCACCCACGACCTCCAAGCGCAGCGGACCTCCTCGCCCGTGGCCCGGCTGCTGGACCGGCGCTATCGCTGGGACGCCGCCGGACAGATGGTGCTCGCGGGGACCCCCGAACGGGGAGTGACGCGGTACGAACACGATGCGGCAGGGCGGCTGGTGGCTGCGCGCGCCCCCGACGGAACGGTCAGCCGGTACGCGTACGACCGGGCGGGCAACGTTCCCGCGGCGCCCCTGGACACCGGCCCGCAGTCCGCCGCGGCAGGGGGCGTGGATGGATGGACGCTTCGGTTTGACGCGGACGGCAACCTGGTGGAGAAGCGCGGTGTCCGACAGGCGTTCCACTACGGCTACGACGGGGCGGGGAACCTGGCGCGCGTGGAGCGCGGCGACGGGCAGGTGGTGGAGTTCGCGTACGATGCGTTGGGCCGCCGCGTGCAAAAGCGTGTCGGTGGGCGCGTGGTGGACCTGCTGTGGGACGAAGATGTGCCTCTGGGCGAGCGGGTGCGCGGGTCCGGGCCCGACGCTTCGCGCGGGGCGGCGGACGAGCGGGAGTTCGTGTTCTGGCCAGAGTCGTTCGAGCCGTTGGCGGTGCTGGAGGCGGGCCACACGCTGCTGCTGGAGGGTGACGCGCTCGGCACGCCGTGCCTTGCGGTGGATCGCGATGGGCGGTCGGTGTGGCGGGCCGGCTACGGGCCATTCGGCGAGCCGCCGGCGGGGAGCGGAACGGACGAGATCCCCTTCCGTTTTCCCGGCCAGTTGGAGGACCGAGAGACGGGGCTGTTCTACAACCGCTTTCGCTACTACGACCCGGAGCTGCGGATGTACACGCAGCCGGACCCCGTGGGGCTGTGTGGCGGGCTCAACCTCTACAACTACGTTCCTGGCCCCACGGAGTGGATCGACCCGTTCGGCTTGGCCGGGACTGAGGGCGCGGGGACGCAGCGGTGGAAGAACAAGGTCACCAAGTCGGGGCGGCCGTACCGCAAGCCGGGTCCCAAGACCAGTGCCAACGCCGCCCACAACAAGAAGATCCGGCAGATCATCCGTCAAGAACGGGCGGCGGGGCTGGAGCACATCGGGGGTGGGAGCAAGACCGAGATCGTCATCAAGACGCCCGGCGGCGACAAGCCTTATCGGCGGGCCGACGCATCCTTCAGGGATCCCGCGACTGGCAAGATCACGCACCACAACGTGGGGCTGCAGAACCTGAACGGCACCCCCATTGCACGCGAGCGGCGAGCGCTCGACGACATCCGCGACTACGCGGCCAGAAAGCATCGCAGCATCAAGTTCCACCCGTACAAGAAACCGTGCCGTTGACATGGCCGAAACCAGCTTTTTCCTTCACCCCGACACCCTCTGCGGAATCCTGCGGGACGAAGCCGAGTCGCGTGGCTTGCGTGTGATCGTACGCCGCTGGGGCCACCCCGGGGAATGCCGCGAGGTGGCGCCCGGGGAACTCTGCGAAATCCTGCGGGAGCACAAGTACGACGAGATCTACCTTTCGGTTGGCGCCGTCCCGCGGCGGGCGGGCGACACGTCCTTCCTGGACAGCGGCGAAGAAGACATCCTGGTGGTGTCTGGCGGTCGAATGCGCGGCACCGTGCTGGAACAGGGGACGCTGCGGGAACTCGCAAAGAACACACGGGCCCGCCCAGCCTACAGCGCTTTGCGAAAGTCAATCAGCCAGCGCAGCGCCGGGCAGGGGGTCACCGCCAGGGGCAGCCGGTACGCCGGCGTGTTCTACGACGAGCCCGCGCGCGGAATGGAGCTGCGCGAGGACCTCGACGACGATTCCATCGTCTACCAGGTGGAACCCGGCGGCTGACGGCACCGGTGCGTGAGGTAACTCCGCGTACCTCGAAGGGTCTTCCCACCAGGCCAGCAGAGCCAGCAGAGGACGGACGTCCTCTGCTGGCTCTGCTGACTCGTTGTGTGGAGTCTTCGTCCTCCCGGTTTGCGCTCGCCCAAGATGGGCAGAACTGCCCATGTCCCGCCCCTGATCCCCCTTTAGAGTGCCAGCCGGAGCCCGGGCAGCCTCCACGGACAACGGTCCCCGCCCGCTCCCGCCTTCCCCTTTGATCGCGCCGGCCACACGGCCGGCCCGCACGGCAGCAATCCTCCTCCGGAGACTCCCCGTGTCGCAGACGCAGCCCCCTCGCGCGCCCGCCCACCCCGCGGGCACCCCGCCGCGCCCAGCCCGCCGCGCGCGCGCCGCGCTGCTGGCCGGGCTCGTCACCGCCGGCGCGTGCGCCGGGGCCACGCCGCCGCAGGCCGGGCCCACCGCGGAGATCCCCGCGCTGGAAGCGCGCGTGCAGCGCCAGCCGGACGACGTGCAGTCGGCCGTGCGGCTGGGGGCGGCGTACCGCGAGGCCGGGCGCCTGGACGACGCGCGGCGAGTGCTGGACGACGCCCACGTCCGCGCCCCCCGCGACGACGGCGCCACCCTCTTCCTGGGGCTCACCTGCGAGGACCAGGGCGACCTGGACTGCGCGCGCCGCGTCTACGAATCGTACGCGCGCACCGGCGCCTCGCGGCGGATGCGCACGGAGCTTCGCGGACGGCTGGCGCTGCTGGACCGGCGGGCTCGCGAGGCGGAGGTGCGCCAGGCCGTCACCCGCGAGGGAGCGCTGGCCGGCGCTGAGCCGCGGCCGAACAGCGTGGCCGTGTTCCCCTTCCGCGCCGACTCCGCGGACAGGAGCCTGCGGCCGCTGGAGCGCGCCCTGGCGGAGTTCCTCTCCACCGACCTGGCCGTCACGGGGCGGCTGGAGGTGCTGGAGCGCGCCCGCGTGCAGCAGCTTCTTGACGAGATCGGCCTGGCGGAGTCCGGACGCGTGGATCCCGCCACCGCCGCGCGCGGCGGGCGGCTTCTGGGGGCCGGCAGCGTGGTGCAGGGGCACATCGGCGGGACTCAGGAGGCGCTGGAGCTGGAGGTGCGCGTGGCGCGGGTGACCGCAGGCGGTGCGCAGCCGGCCGGCGAGCCCATGGGGCAGCGTGGCGGCGCGCAGGGGCTGTTCGAGATGCAAAAGGGGCTGGCGCTCTCCATCCACCGGCAGCTGGGGGTGGAGCTGACCCCCGCGGAGCGCGAGCGGGTGCTGAGCCGGCCCACGGAGAACCTGCAGGCGGTACTGGCCTACGGGCGCGGGCTGGAGGCGGCGGACGCGGGCGACTTCGCCCAGGCGGCCACCCACTTCATGCAGGCGGCCACACTGGACCCCGGCTTCGCGGCCGCGCAGCAGCAGGCCCAGGCCTCCGCCGCGGCCGCACGCGCGGGGGGCGTGACCACCACGCAGCTCGCCCGCATGGCCGGCGCGGAGCTGTCGCCCGACGCGGCGCTGGTGCAGGTGGAGCGGCTGGTACCCGGCGCCGGCACGCGCGACGCCGCCGCCGAGGCGACCGGAAGGGAGGGCTTCCGCGATGCGGCGGCCCGTGTGGAGTTCATCATTCGACGTCCATAGAGGTGCGGGATGACGATCATGCGCAAGACGACAATGGCTGGTTGGCCGGTTTCCCTGTTCTTGATGGCGCTGGCGGCCGCCCCCCCGGCCGCGGCGCAGGGCGCGGACGGGCCTCCCTGGACGGCGGGGGGCGGCGTGCGGATTGAAAGCTACGGCTTCGGCGAGGCGGGCGCGGTGGGGATCGACCGCGTGTCGCTCGTCACGGTGCCGCTCTGGGCCGAGGCGCGGGTGGCGGGGCGGGTGCGCCTCACCCTCTCCGGCGCCTTCGCCGCGGCGGCCGTGCGGCGCGCGGACGGCTCGGACGCCTCGCTCGAGGGGCTGACGGACACGGAGCTGCGCGTCGCGGTGCCCGTGGTGGGGGAGTGGATGACGGTCACCGGGGTGGCCGTGCTCCCCACGGGCCGCGCGCGGCTCTCGGCGGAGGAGCTGGAGGTGGCGGCGGTCGTCGCCTCGGACCTGCTCCCCTTCGCCGTCTCCAACTGGGGGAGCGGCGGCGGGATCGGGGGCAACGTGTCGGCGGCGCGGCGCTTCGGGGCGGTGGGGGTGGGCGCGGCCGGCGGGTTCCGCGCCAGCCGCGAGTACCAGGCGTTCGACGAAGAAGGCCCCGCCTATCGCCCCGGCGACGAAACCTTTGTGCGCCTCGCCGTCGACCGCTCGTTCGGGGCGGGGAAGGCGACGCTGCAGGCCAGCGGGCACCGGTTCGCGCACGACCGGCTGGGCGGCGGCAACCTCTACCGCTCCGGCAACCGCCAGCAGCTCATCGGCTCGTACGCGTTCGCGCGCGGGCGGCGCTCCGGCGTGGTGTACGCCGGCGTGCTGCACCGGGAGAACGGGTCCAGCCTGGTGGATGCGTCGGCGGAGCTCCCCGCGCAGAACCTCTTTCTTCTCGGCGCCGGGGCGCGCCTGGCGCTGGGGCGCGCCGCGCTGCTCCCCAGCGTGGACGGGCGTATCTTCCGGAGCGCGGACGGGGTGGGGCAAGGGTACGGCGTGGGCGTAGGCGCGTCGGCCGAGGTGCCGTCCGGCGTCGTGGTGCTGATGCCCTCGGCCCGGCTGCGGCTGGGGAGCGTGCTGGTGCGCGAGGGGGCGGAGAGTCCGTTCACCGGGATCGAGCTGGGCTTCACCCTTCGCCGGGGGAGGCCGTAGCCATGCGCGCATCCATCTTTTTTCGCGCGCGCATCGCGGCCGCGGCGGCGCTGCTGGCCGCCGGCGCGGCGGCGTGCGCCGACTTCCTGGCCGCCCCCGCCGATTCCCCCGCGCGGCTCTCCGTCTCGTATTCCCTGTCCCCGGCGCTGCAGGCGAACGGCCCCGGCCGCGCCTTCGACCGCGTGGACGCGGTGCACGTGCGCCTGCTGCGCGGCGAAACCGTGGTGCTGGCGGATTCCTTTGCCGCCGCCCCCGCCGACTCCGGCGTGATCCGCGGCAGCCTGACCCTGGGCCTGGAGCAGGCGGAAGAGCAGCTGAGGCTGGCGGTGGAGCTGCGCTGGCACGGGCGCGCGGTCTTCACCGGCGCGGAGGACATCCGCCTGACGCGCGGCGCCAACACCGCGGCCGAGGTGGCGCTGCTTCCCGTGCCGGCGGAGGTGTCCTTCGCCGCGGTGCCGTCGTTCCGCTCCCTGGGCGACACCCTCCAGGCCGCCGCCGTGGTGACCTTTGCGACCGGGGACACGGTGCCTGCCCCCGCGCTGTCCTGGTCCGGGCCGGACGGGGCGGTGCTCGAGGTGCTCCCCGACGGGCGCATGGTGGCGCGGGCGGAGGGGCAGGGACGGGTGGTGGTGATGGCGGGAGCGGCCCGCGCGGAGGCGGTGGTGACGGTCCGCGCCGTGGTGGCCTCCGTCGCGATGACGCCCGACACGGCCACCGTGATGCGCGCGGACAGCCTCGCCTTCCGGGCGACGGCGCGCGACGCCCGGGGGAACGCGCTGGCGCGGACGCTGGCCTGGAGCACGGGGAACGCGTCCGTCGCCGCAGTGGGCCCGTCGGGGACCGCGCGCGGAGTGGCGCCCGGGCAGGCGCAGGTCCGCGCCGCGGTCGAGGGGGTGACGGGGGCCGGGCAGCTGACCGTGGTGCCCCGCCGCGGCGCGATGAGGGTGGACGTGGAGAACGCGCTGAACAGTCAGCCCGTGGCGGGCGCGACCGTCACCGC
The Longimicrobium sp. genome window above contains:
- a CDS encoding CsgG/HfaB family protein produces the protein MSQTQPPRAPAHPAGTPPRPARRARAALLAGLVTAGACAGATPPQAGPTAEIPALEARVQRQPDDVQSAVRLGAAYREAGRLDDARRVLDDAHVRAPRDDGATLFLGLTCEDQGDLDCARRVYESYARTGASRRMRTELRGRLALLDRRAREAEVRQAVTREGALAGAEPRPNSVAVFPFRADSADRSLRPLERALAEFLSTDLAVTGRLEVLERARVQQLLDEIGLAESGRVDPATAARGGRLLGAGSVVQGHIGGTQEALELEVRVARVTAGGAQPAGEPMGQRGGAQGLFEMQKGLALSIHRQLGVELTPAERERVLSRPTENLQAVLAYGRGLEAADAGDFAQAATHFMQAATLDPGFAAAQQQAQASAAAARAGGVTTTQLARMAGAELSPDAALVQVERLVPGAGTRDAAAEATGREGFRDAAARVEFIIRRP
- a CDS encoding carboxypeptidase regulatory-like domain-containing protein, which gives rise to MRASIFFRARIAAAAALLAAGAAACADFLAAPADSPARLSVSYSLSPALQANGPGRAFDRVDAVHVRLLRGETVVLADSFAAAPADSGVIRGSLTLGLEQAEEQLRLAVELRWHGRAVFTGAEDIRLTRGANTAAEVALLPVPAEVSFAAVPSFRSLGDTLQAAAVVTFATGDTVPAPALSWSGPDGAVLEVLPDGRMVARAEGQGRVVVMAGAARAEAVVTVRAVVASVAMTPDTATVMRADSLAFRATARDARGNALARTLAWSTGNASVAAVGPSGTARGVAPGQAQVRAAVEGVTGAGQLTVVPRRGAMRVDVENALNSQPVAGATVTARQGANAGESAPVAGMATSSAAGQARLAALDEGVYTLFVSAPGMITAIVPNVIVLPDAEGRQRAVISPVLPAGQTRIVLTWGAEPHDLDSHLTGPDGSGGRFHVYYASRRFTVDTTTAVELDVDETGGFGPETITIHRQFTGSYCFSVHLYAGSGSLGTSGAQVRVFRGSQQVAAFPAPNTTNRVWTVFALNASTITPVNTTGSTVPGVCP